One window from the genome of Dyadobacter sp. CECT 9275 encodes:
- a CDS encoding DUF349 domain-containing protein: MENATLNDEYGYVKDSKVFLKGYLDYPDRQIGEVKRTEQEAIDYFKNRFNIVLNKVEQLENEIDEALNKGSYLTKLIQLQRKLKGFDALGDFVPLLNRLAEKEEYLKGLIEVNQLKNLEIKRALIEDVKVAAAVEDYAAATDQIQEIKAKWIRTGPVEKEYQEEVESTFQQILDDFFQRRRDFFDEQNRVNQQRIDEYERLIKITKTLSYSRDLDDAYAKARDVRNAWNNVGEVPPKRFFKVNKAYRHFLKLFYDKYNLAKGIEPKVRVDPRVLEQQKLLQTAEQLLRSPDIISASNEAKVLLSKWKEIKIPFKLVDKEVADRFRMVCDKIFELSYLARVISRKYPAFEMKSQEEQLRTKYRELEWLAKREKSDLEFAILEFDRTATGDPELDKQAMGRINIQKRKVAMKERILSEFERKLKSIS; the protein is encoded by the coding sequence ATGGAAAATGCCACATTGAATGATGAATACGGCTATGTTAAAGACAGCAAAGTATTTTTAAAAGGGTATCTGGATTATCCGGACAGGCAAATTGGAGAAGTTAAGAGGACCGAACAGGAAGCCATTGATTACTTTAAAAACCGCTTCAACATTGTACTTAACAAGGTGGAGCAGCTTGAGAACGAAATCGATGAGGCGCTTAACAAAGGTTCTTACCTTACAAAGCTCATTCAGCTGCAGCGTAAGTTAAAAGGTTTCGACGCGCTGGGTGATTTTGTACCGCTGCTCAACAGGCTGGCAGAAAAAGAAGAGTATCTCAAAGGGCTGATCGAAGTAAATCAGCTAAAAAATCTTGAGATCAAAAGAGCGCTTATTGAGGACGTTAAAGTGGCGGCAGCTGTAGAGGACTATGCGGCGGCTACCGACCAGATCCAGGAAATTAAAGCCAAATGGATCAGGACGGGCCCGGTGGAAAAGGAATACCAGGAAGAGGTGGAATCAACGTTCCAGCAGATTCTGGATGATTTCTTTCAGCGGCGCAGAGACTTTTTTGATGAGCAGAACCGTGTGAACCAGCAAAGGATTGACGAATACGAACGTCTGATCAAGATCACCAAAACGCTGAGCTACTCGCGTGATCTGGACGATGCCTATGCCAAGGCACGTGATGTACGTAATGCGTGGAACAATGTGGGAGAGGTACCTCCGAAACGCTTTTTTAAAGTGAACAAAGCATACAGACACTTTTTAAAGTTGTTTTATGACAAGTACAACCTTGCCAAAGGCATTGAACCCAAAGTGCGTGTAGACCCGCGGGTTTTGGAACAGCAAAAACTGCTGCAGACCGCGGAACAACTCTTGCGATCGCCCGATATTATATCTGCTTCTAACGAAGCGAAGGTGTTGCTAAGCAAATGGAAGGAGATCAAAATTCCTTTTAAACTGGTAGATAAGGAAGTTGCGGACCGTTTCAGGATGGTTTGTGATAAAATATTTGAACTTAGTTACCTGGCACGGGTGATCAGCAGGAAATATCCCGCTTTTGAAATGAAGAGCCAGGAAGAGCAGCTGAGAACTAAGTACCGTGAGCTGGAATGGCTGGCGAAAAGGGAAAAAAGCGACCTTGAATTTGCTATCCTTGAATTTGACAGAACTGCTACCGGCGATCCAGAGCTCGATAAACAAGCCATGGGGCGTATCAATATTCAGAAACGTAAGGTAGCGATGAAAGAACGTATCCTTTCGGAATTTGAACGGAAGCTTAAGTCAATCTCCTGA
- a CDS encoding T9SS type A sorting domain-containing protein: MQQKSSLKKVSFIFPSLVRQFLFPLFFFICCHNSHAQREIILNTTGYGFDRNTTNGIADNQWTYIQKFANLTHTPSGGSQMSASPTAVRLHIEWNHYEPTAGNYQGDKLKAAIKAIVDLNMKVALHFSYLRPGSWNDTYFSSPDISRIQDSTLVQTNIAHTCPSLYSDAANTKFLAYVDHALSQLSDYYSKILYVEVGNNPTEEYYVPSLSKNDVTYIGMYDYKARMAWRNDFLTRRYPGANTITWGRNTYNRTEAPQPADVDWNSEIGRDFHRFAAWGLLNLYKKFYQTVKARSSSIKVLFFASDFGGQQGNIRHLHNSSLPLALDLGDGIYTSDGTNDSDLWRKISGIDCIKGSNINKIAAVEFDPEDLGQPSGGSGIWGGLATSWFERAFVHGADYVHIAMHFYDNEIAQLAEGIALNKQKYINTAYTPPTRSAPVSINIFPNVFTGNALFDQWQTLGGRDWATADAKPISIKMQDDGYWESIWSTSNYLPCTFSLSASPSNSSVRPGESVTLNTTCSGAECDRALYTWSGNGVNNVSGNSISITAPQTEGSYTYTMLVKRSGCMNKTVTTSFAVNTALPVTLIDFKARPEGKTAVLSWQTSSETNSDRFEVQRSNDGKHWTTIGTVMAQGDVKDAISTYGLTDASPANGNNLYRLKMIDRDNTFGYSRIVNVTFDKEKLSVYPNPVSKTLTFSSNETEPVEKVQILNTNGQVMYQSDSTPNPEINVENLSTGTYLLKLIFTNGTEESSKFIKSK; this comes from the coding sequence ATGCAACAAAAAAGTTCCCTGAAAAAAGTTAGTTTTATCTTTCCATCTCTGGTCAGACAGTTCCTCTTCCCCCTGTTTTTTTTTATCTGCTGCCATAACTCACATGCTCAGCGGGAGATCATCCTAAACACCACAGGATATGGATTTGACCGCAACACCACCAACGGTATTGCCGATAATCAATGGACGTATATCCAAAAATTTGCTAATTTAACGCATACTCCATCGGGCGGTAGCCAGATGAGTGCCAGCCCCACGGCAGTGCGGCTGCATATCGAATGGAACCATTATGAGCCTACGGCTGGCAATTACCAGGGAGATAAACTTAAGGCAGCCATCAAAGCAATTGTGGATCTTAATATGAAGGTAGCCCTGCACTTTTCCTATCTGCGGCCTGGCTCATGGAATGATACCTATTTCAGTAGTCCTGATATTTCCCGGATCCAGGATAGCACGCTCGTCCAAACAAACATTGCCCACACATGCCCTTCCCTTTATTCCGATGCGGCCAATACAAAATTCCTGGCCTATGTTGATCACGCCCTGAGCCAGCTTTCGGATTATTATTCAAAAATACTTTACGTTGAAGTGGGTAATAACCCAACGGAAGAATATTATGTCCCCAGTTTGTCCAAAAATGATGTTACCTATATCGGGATGTATGACTACAAAGCAAGGATGGCCTGGAGAAACGATTTCTTAACGCGCAGATACCCCGGCGCCAACACCATTACCTGGGGGAGGAATACATATAACAGAACCGAGGCCCCTCAGCCAGCTGATGTGGACTGGAACTCAGAAATTGGCCGCGATTTTCACAGGTTTGCTGCCTGGGGCTTGCTCAATCTGTATAAAAAGTTCTATCAAACCGTTAAAGCAAGAAGCTCTTCCATCAAAGTACTGTTTTTTGCTTCCGATTTTGGTGGGCAGCAGGGAAATATTCGTCACCTTCACAACAGCTCGCTTCCGCTGGCGCTGGATCTGGGTGATGGAATTTACACCTCCGATGGTACCAATGACAGTGATCTGTGGCGGAAAATATCCGGGATTGATTGTATAAAAGGCTCTAATATTAATAAAATTGCGGCTGTCGAATTTGACCCCGAGGATTTGGGCCAGCCCAGTGGAGGATCCGGTATTTGGGGAGGTTTGGCAACATCCTGGTTCGAACGTGCATTTGTTCACGGAGCGGACTATGTTCACATTGCCATGCACTTTTATGACAATGAAATTGCTCAGCTTGCAGAAGGAATTGCCCTTAACAAACAAAAATACATCAATACAGCTTATACTCCACCAACCCGGTCAGCGCCTGTTTCTATCAACATTTTTCCGAATGTCTTTACCGGCAACGCTCTCTTTGACCAATGGCAGACGCTGGGAGGCAGGGATTGGGCTACTGCAGACGCCAAGCCCATTTCGATTAAAATGCAGGACGACGGCTACTGGGAAAGTATCTGGAGCACATCTAACTATCTCCCCTGTACGTTTTCCCTATCCGCCTCTCCTTCCAACTCATCGGTAAGGCCCGGGGAATCGGTGACCTTAAATACCACATGTTCAGGAGCAGAATGCGACAGAGCCCTGTACACCTGGAGTGGCAACGGTGTGAATAATGTTTCCGGAAATTCCATCAGCATCACTGCTCCACAGACAGAAGGTTCCTATACCTACACCATGCTGGTAAAACGCAGTGGCTGTATGAATAAAACGGTCACTACCTCTTTCGCAGTCAATACAGCGCTGCCTGTGACACTCATCGACTTTAAAGCACGTCCCGAAGGAAAAACGGCGGTACTTTCCTGGCAAACCTCATCAGAGACAAACAGCGACCGGTTTGAAGTTCAAAGAAGCAATGATGGCAAGCATTGGACGACCATTGGTACGGTAATGGCTCAGGGGGATGTGAAAGATGCCATTTCAACTTATGGCCTTACCGATGCTTCTCCCGCCAACGGCAATAACCTTTACCGGCTGAAAATGATCGATCGTGACAATACATTCGGCTATAGCCGGATTGTAAATGTTACTTTCGATAAAGAAAAATTATCGGTTTATCCGAATCCGGTCAGTAAGACACTTACTTTTTCGTCAAACGAAACAGAGCCTGTTGAAAAGGTACAAATCCTGAACACCAACGGCCAGGTCATGTATCAGTCAGATAGTACTCCGAATCCGGAAATTAATGTTGAAAATTTGTCCACCGGTACCTACCTGCTTAAACTTATTTTTACCAACGGGACAGAAGAAAGCTCCAAGTTCATAAAATCAAAGTGA
- a CDS encoding LacI family DNA-binding transcriptional regulator has product MKKPSVTIKEIARQLNISKSTVSRALRDSSEISTETKKKVIDLAEALRYSPNPIALGLLKNKTQTIGVIVPDIANRFYSSVIGGVEDIAYSRGYHTMIYQSHEQLERELAVTRHIAMRRVDGLVVAICSQSENTDHFTELQEQEIPVVYFDRVSESMNSHKVRVDDYKGAFDATEHLIHQGCRSIAHIAGPQQVSITANRLEGYRDALIKHQIEFREEWVMHTEITQAGGTDRTYQLMALKNRPDAIFGASERLTMGIHLALRQLGYRMPDDVAVVGFCDLAMSSLMDPPVTSVTQPSFEMGQHATSLLLDLIESKSTPASFETRVLQSNLVIKKSSLRTD; this is encoded by the coding sequence ATGAAAAAACCTTCTGTTACTATTAAAGAAATTGCCCGGCAGCTGAACATTTCAAAATCCACCGTATCCCGGGCTCTGCGCGACAGTTCGGAAATCAGTACGGAAACAAAGAAAAAGGTGATCGACCTTGCCGAAGCGCTTCGATATTCCCCCAATCCTATTGCGCTGGGTCTGCTTAAAAATAAGACACAAACCATTGGAGTAATTGTACCAGATATTGCCAACCGGTTTTACTCGTCGGTAATTGGCGGTGTAGAAGACATCGCATACAGCCGGGGGTACCATACGATGATATACCAAAGTCACGAACAGCTGGAACGGGAACTTGCTGTGACCCGCCATATTGCCATGCGCCGGGTGGACGGCCTGGTTGTGGCCATTTGCAGCCAGTCGGAAAACACAGATCATTTCACCGAATTACAGGAACAGGAAATACCGGTGGTATACTTTGACAGGGTGAGTGAATCCATGAACAGCCACAAGGTTAGAGTAGACGATTACAAGGGAGCCTTCGATGCAACCGAACATCTTATCCACCAGGGCTGCCGGTCCATTGCACACATAGCTGGTCCGCAGCAGGTATCCATCACAGCCAACCGGCTGGAGGGCTACCGTGACGCGCTGATCAAACATCAGATTGAGTTCAGGGAAGAATGGGTGATGCATACCGAAATCACGCAGGCCGGAGGAACCGATAGAACTTACCAGCTTATGGCACTGAAAAACCGGCCGGATGCCATTTTCGGCGCAAGCGAAAGGCTTACCATGGGGATACATCTGGCATTGCGCCAGCTGGGTTACCGTATGCCCGACGACGTCGCGGTTGTCGGTTTTTGCGATCTGGCGATGTCATCCCTGATGGACCCGCCTGTTACCTCGGTTACGCAACCTTCCTTTGAAATGGGCCAACACGCGACCTCTCTTCTGTTAGATCTGATTGAAAGCAAAAGTACCCCGGCTTCTTTCGAAACCAGGGTACTTCAGTCGAATCTTGTTATTAAAAAATCGTCGTTACGGACAGACTAA
- a CDS encoding sensor histidine kinase encodes MMTKRKIQIIVGLMCLALIGLIGFQWYWIREAIGIRNDQFDHKVAESVQQLIHRLEKQEMMYLLQQRIESEQQKNRLDRIAQLRNMPLKKSPAPAREVKQEPKAPSKFEVFLGPNGEEIHYQIVTEAVPTDVLSPNIRIMAEHQQQIIEEFFQAQQFGMAGMDEFVKRRMDDERRLGNVFNEAFAATGKPLNTKTGEVQRDSVRQFRSYKGQRVKDGRAPIIRDLTINGQNPDRVNLLRDVMKDLMYTKRPIQERVNRFLLDTLLKKELNENGITLSYEFAVQENENNNFVFSTAGQKIGDWQAKSFKAALFPNETTQAQNYLYVYFPDQEKYILSNMSVMFGGSGILILVVMTCFYMAVTTILRQKKLSDIKNDFINNMTHEFKTPISTIALATDMAQENASQADEAIKASRMSRYLGIIREENKRLGVHVEKVLQMALLDKGEVKLKKGLVDMNDLLTGALNSMSMQIEQRGGQVGLELEAEEQTIEGDEVHLSNIMKNLIDNAIKYSPQELTIGISTRNVNDGILISISDKGMGMNKEQQHRIFDTFYRVPTGNVHDVKGFGLGLSYVKKMVEAHHGTVRVESKVGAGSTFVLWFPNVTPL; translated from the coding sequence ATGATGACAAAAAGAAAAATTCAGATTATAGTAGGCCTGATGTGCCTTGCCCTGATTGGGCTGATCGGCTTCCAGTGGTACTGGATCAGGGAGGCCATTGGTATAAGGAACGATCAGTTTGACCATAAAGTAGCTGAATCAGTACAGCAGCTGATACATCGCCTCGAAAAGCAGGAAATGATGTATCTGTTACAGCAACGTATCGAAAGTGAGCAGCAAAAAAACCGGCTGGACAGGATTGCGCAGCTGCGAAATATGCCTTTGAAGAAGTCTCCCGCTCCAGCTAGGGAGGTAAAACAAGAGCCCAAGGCGCCCTCAAAATTCGAAGTATTTCTCGGTCCGAACGGAGAAGAGATACATTACCAGATTGTGACGGAAGCCGTTCCGACGGATGTTTTAAGCCCCAATATCCGCATCATGGCGGAGCATCAGCAGCAGATTATAGAGGAGTTTTTTCAGGCCCAGCAATTCGGGATGGCGGGTATGGACGAGTTCGTGAAGAGGCGCATGGACGATGAGCGCCGCCTTGGCAATGTATTTAATGAAGCCTTTGCCGCAACCGGGAAGCCATTGAATACAAAGACCGGAGAGGTACAGCGGGATTCGGTCCGCCAGTTCAGGAGTTACAAGGGCCAACGAGTGAAGGACGGCCGTGCCCCGATTATCCGTGACCTTACGATTAACGGACAAAACCCCGACAGGGTGAATCTGCTGCGGGATGTAATGAAGGATCTGATGTATACCAAAAGGCCAATTCAGGAACGTGTGAACCGTTTTCTGCTGGATACCCTGTTAAAAAAGGAACTGAATGAAAATGGTATCACCTTGTCTTATGAGTTTGCAGTACAGGAAAATGAGAATAATAATTTTGTGTTCTCAACCGCCGGACAGAAGATCGGAGACTGGCAGGCCAAATCATTTAAAGCAGCGCTTTTTCCTAACGAAACCACCCAGGCTCAGAATTACTTGTATGTATATTTCCCAGATCAGGAAAAGTATATCTTAAGCAATATGAGCGTAATGTTCGGTGGGTCCGGTATCCTGATCCTCGTGGTGATGACCTGCTTCTATATGGCTGTTACCACAATCCTGCGGCAAAAAAAGCTCTCTGATATTAAAAATGATTTTATCAACAACATGACCCATGAATTTAAAACGCCGATCTCTACCATTGCACTGGCAACGGATATGGCGCAGGAAAACGCAAGCCAGGCGGATGAGGCTATAAAGGCTTCCCGGATGTCGCGGTATCTGGGGATTATCCGGGAAGAAAATAAAAGACTGGGCGTCCATGTTGAAAAGGTACTGCAGATGGCATTGCTCGACAAAGGGGAAGTGAAGCTCAAAAAAGGATTGGTAGATATGAACGACCTGCTGACGGGCGCCTTGAACAGTATGAGTATGCAGATCGAGCAGCGGGGCGGGCAGGTCGGCCTGGAATTAGAAGCCGAGGAGCAGACCATAGAAGGAGACGAGGTGCATTTGTCCAATATCATGAAAAACCTGATTGACAATGCCATTAAGTATTCTCCCCAGGAACTGACCATCGGTATTTCAACCCGGAATGTAAATGATGGTATCCTGATATCCATTTCTGATAAGGGAATGGGAATGAACAAGGAACAGCAGCACAGAATATTTGATACCTTTTACCGTGTACCAACAGGGAATGTTCATGATGTGAAAGGCTTCGGACTGGGATTGAGTTATGTAAAAAAAATGGTGGAAGCTCATCACGGAACGGTGCGTGTAGAAAGCAAAGTGGGAGCAGGGAGTACATTTGTGCTGTGGTTTCCCAACGTTACGCCGCTATAA
- a CDS encoding valine--tRNA ligase: MISKTYAPQEIEDKWYSYWIENRYFNSKPNPKKEPYTIVIPPPNVTGVLHMGHMLNNTIQDILIRKARMEGKEACWVPGTDHASIATEAKVVAMLKERGISKNDLTRDEFLEYCWEWTHKYGGIILKQLRKLGASCDWERTRFTMEPDLYDSVIDVFIDLYNKGDIYRGHRMVNWDPQARTTVSDEEVIMKEVNQKLVYLRYELVGAADAEHGVIVATTRPETIMADVAVCVNPNDERYQHLIGREVRIPLINRAIPIIADDYVEMEFGTGCLKVTPAHDTNDYELGKRHNLPIIDLLNEDGTLNEKAQILVGEDRFAARKKIIRLLDESGSLVKTEEYKSNVGHSERTDSVIEPRLSEQWFLKMAKISQPAFENVMNDTVQLIPPKFKNTYRHWMENVRDWNISRQLWWGHRIPAFYLKDGTLIVAKNKREALRKAQHDYQLFALTEEDIEQDPDVLDTWFSSWLWPISVFNGIKEPENEDIQYYYPTNDLVTAPEILFFWVARMIIAGYEYKGTYPFKNVYLTGIVRDKLGRKMSKSLGNSPDPIDLIEQYGADSIRTGMLFTSQAGNDLPYDEKLIEQGRNFCNKIWNAFRLVKGWTINPETAFSGNPSFGSLWVNYQNMDNEIAWFESKFNQTLLEVQDHFSKFRISDALNAVYKLIWDDFCAQYLEMIKPEFGQPIEEVVYMITLDFFDRLMRLAHPFMPFITEEIWQNIADRDNKESICIASFPKPGLVNSALLNDFDILFELVSAIRNVRNSKNVSPKTALPLAIRTEWKARYEKLEPLIKKLANTESITYVEGDVAGTSFRVRADEFFVNLEGEVNVEEERESLLKELEYTEGFLNSVIKKLSNERFVQNAKGDIVEKERQKQADAEAKIVTLKEALSRLS, encoded by the coding sequence ATGATTTCCAAAACTTATGCCCCGCAGGAAATAGAGGACAAATGGTATTCCTACTGGATTGAAAACAGATATTTTAATTCAAAACCTAATCCCAAAAAAGAACCCTATACCATTGTAATTCCGCCACCCAATGTAACTGGCGTGTTACACATGGGGCACATGCTCAATAATACGATACAGGACATTCTGATCCGCAAGGCCCGGATGGAGGGAAAAGAGGCCTGCTGGGTACCCGGCACGGATCACGCCTCCATTGCCACCGAAGCAAAAGTGGTAGCTATGCTGAAAGAAAGAGGTATCAGTAAAAATGACCTCACCCGGGATGAGTTTCTTGAGTACTGCTGGGAGTGGACGCACAAATATGGCGGTATCATTTTGAAACAGCTCCGGAAACTGGGTGCTTCCTGTGACTGGGAACGCACCAGGTTCACTATGGAACCTGACCTGTACGATTCGGTTATTGACGTATTCATTGATCTGTACAATAAAGGAGATATTTACCGCGGACACCGCATGGTGAACTGGGATCCGCAGGCCCGTACTACGGTTTCGGATGAGGAGGTGATCATGAAGGAGGTAAATCAGAAACTGGTTTATCTGCGCTACGAACTGGTGGGTGCGGCGGATGCCGAGCACGGGGTAATTGTGGCCACCACGAGGCCGGAAACCATCATGGCCGATGTGGCTGTTTGTGTTAATCCCAATGACGAGCGTTATCAGCACCTCATAGGCAGGGAGGTTCGCATTCCGCTCATCAACAGGGCTATCCCCATTATTGCGGACGACTATGTGGAAATGGAATTTGGAACGGGCTGCCTTAAGGTAACCCCTGCACATGATACCAATGATTACGAACTGGGCAAGAGGCATAACCTTCCGATTATAGATCTGCTGAATGAAGACGGAACACTCAACGAAAAGGCACAGATACTGGTGGGAGAGGACCGTTTTGCGGCTCGTAAAAAGATCATCCGGTTGCTGGACGAATCGGGTAGTCTGGTAAAAACAGAAGAATATAAATCCAACGTAGGACATTCGGAAAGGACGGATTCCGTCATCGAACCAAGGCTTTCGGAACAATGGTTTTTGAAAATGGCAAAAATTAGCCAGCCCGCTTTCGAAAACGTAATGAACGATACGGTCCAGCTTATTCCACCTAAGTTTAAAAATACCTACCGGCATTGGATGGAAAATGTCCGTGACTGGAACATCAGCCGTCAGTTATGGTGGGGGCATCGGATCCCTGCCTTCTACCTTAAAGATGGTACGCTGATTGTAGCAAAAAATAAACGTGAGGCTTTGCGTAAAGCACAGCACGACTACCAGCTGTTTGCTCTTACGGAAGAAGATATCGAACAGGACCCGGATGTGCTGGATACCTGGTTTTCGTCCTGGCTGTGGCCTATATCGGTTTTTAACGGTATAAAAGAGCCTGAAAACGAAGATATCCAATATTACTACCCGACCAATGACCTCGTAACAGCACCGGAGATTCTCTTCTTCTGGGTGGCGAGGATGATTATTGCCGGTTACGAATACAAGGGTACTTATCCTTTTAAAAACGTATATCTCACAGGGATCGTGAGGGATAAACTCGGGCGAAAAATGTCCAAATCCCTGGGTAACTCACCGGATCCTATCGATCTTATTGAGCAATACGGTGCAGATAGTATCCGTACCGGTATGTTATTTACCTCCCAGGCAGGAAATGACCTGCCTTATGATGAAAAACTGATTGAGCAGGGCCGAAATTTCTGTAACAAGATATGGAATGCGTTCAGGCTGGTGAAGGGATGGACGATAAACCCGGAAACCGCCTTTTCTGGTAATCCTTCGTTTGGATCACTTTGGGTTAATTATCAAAACATGGACAATGAAATCGCATGGTTTGAGTCCAAATTCAACCAGACGTTGCTAGAGGTTCAGGACCATTTTTCGAAGTTCAGGATTTCAGATGCCCTCAACGCCGTGTATAAGCTGATATGGGACGATTTCTGTGCGCAGTACCTTGAAATGATCAAACCGGAGTTTGGTCAGCCGATAGAAGAAGTTGTTTACATGATCACCCTCGATTTCTTTGACCGGTTGATGCGTCTGGCTCATCCGTTCATGCCATTTATAACGGAGGAAATCTGGCAGAATATTGCGGACAGAGATAACAAGGAATCGATTTGTATCGCCAGTTTTCCCAAACCAGGATTGGTCAATTCGGCTTTGTTAAACGATTTTGATATACTGTTTGAACTGGTATCGGCTATCCGGAACGTACGGAATAGCAAAAACGTCAGCCCTAAAACAGCCCTTCCTTTGGCAATAAGAACAGAATGGAAGGCCAGGTACGAAAAGCTGGAACCTCTGATCAAAAAACTAGCCAATACCGAAAGTATCACCTATGTTGAAGGAGATGTGGCAGGTACATCTTTCCGTGTCAGGGCTGACGAATTTTTTGTAAATCTGGAAGGGGAGGTTAATGTAGAAGAGGAAAGGGAAAGTTTGTTAAAAGAACTGGAGTATACCGAGGGATTTCTGAATTCGGTTATCAAAAAGCTCTCCAATGAACGGTTTGTACAGAATGCCAAAGGGGATATCGTGGAAAAGGAGCGCCAGAAACAGGCGGATGCGGAAGCTAAGATTGTAACGTTGAAGGAAGCGTTGTCGCGGTTATCCTGA
- the ettA gene encoding energy-dependent translational throttle protein EttA yields MSNETIIFSMSGVNKIIPPNRHIIKNIYLSFFYGAKIGVLGLNGSGKSTLLRVIAGIDKDIQGDVVFSPGYSVGMLEQEPKLDPAKTVREVVEEGVQEIVNLLKEFDQINEAFGEEDADFDKLLERQGEVQEKLDALDAWNLDNRLEVAMDALRCPPSDALISTLSGGEKRRVALCRLLLRQPDVLLLDEPTNHLDAESVLWLEEHLRQYKGTVIAVTHDRYFLDNVAGWILELDRGEGIPWKGNYSSWLEQKQERLKKEEKTESKRQKTLQRELEWVRLSPKARQAKSKARLGAYEKLLGEEGREKEEKLEIFIPAGPRLGSKVIEAHDVSMGFGDRLLYENLNFALPPNGIVGIIGPNGAGKTTLFKLITGQLKPMSGHFEVGETVQLAYVDQEHDNLDPAKTVYQSIADGNDWIMMAGKQANARAYVSRFNFGGGDQEKKVGTLSGGERNRVHLAMTLKEGGNLLLLDEPTNDLDVNTLRALEEGLENFAGCAVIISHDRWFLDRVATHILAFEGNSQVYWFEGNFSEYEENRKKRLGSEATPTRIKYKKLV; encoded by the coding sequence ATGAGTAACGAAACCATTATTTTCTCAATGTCGGGTGTTAACAAAATCATTCCCCCCAACCGGCATATTATAAAAAACATTTATTTATCATTTTTTTACGGTGCAAAAATCGGTGTTCTGGGTCTTAACGGATCAGGAAAATCAACCTTGCTGCGTGTCATTGCGGGCATAGATAAGGATATTCAGGGGGATGTGGTTTTCTCCCCGGGATACTCCGTAGGTATGCTGGAACAAGAGCCCAAACTCGATCCTGCCAAAACAGTTCGTGAAGTGGTGGAAGAAGGCGTTCAGGAAATTGTAAATCTCCTGAAAGAGTTTGACCAGATCAATGAAGCATTCGGGGAAGAAGATGCCGATTTTGACAAGCTTCTGGAAAGGCAGGGGGAGGTTCAAGAAAAACTGGACGCCCTGGATGCCTGGAATCTTGATAATCGCCTGGAAGTAGCAATGGATGCGCTCCGGTGCCCGCCATCCGATGCACTTATCTCCACACTGTCAGGTGGTGAGAAAAGACGCGTTGCTCTCTGCCGTTTATTATTGCGCCAGCCCGACGTGCTTTTGCTCGATGAGCCTACCAACCACCTGGATGCAGAGTCGGTACTCTGGCTTGAAGAACATTTAAGGCAATACAAAGGTACCGTCATTGCAGTTACCCACGACAGGTACTTTCTAGACAACGTTGCGGGCTGGATACTGGAGCTCGACCGTGGAGAAGGTATCCCCTGGAAAGGAAATTATTCTTCCTGGCTTGAGCAAAAACAGGAACGCCTGAAGAAGGAGGAAAAAACTGAATCCAAACGCCAGAAAACTTTACAGCGGGAACTGGAATGGGTACGTCTTTCGCCTAAAGCACGCCAGGCAAAATCGAAGGCACGCCTTGGAGCTTACGAAAAACTGCTGGGAGAAGAAGGACGTGAAAAAGAAGAAAAACTGGAAATCTTCATTCCGGCGGGCCCCCGTCTTGGTAGCAAGGTGATTGAAGCTCACGACGTTTCCATGGGTTTTGGCGACCGCCTTCTTTACGAAAATCTGAATTTCGCATTACCGCCCAATGGTATTGTAGGTATAATTGGGCCGAACGGCGCAGGTAAAACCACTCTTTTTAAATTAATTACCGGCCAGCTAAAACCGATGAGCGGGCATTTTGAAGTGGGAGAAACCGTACAGCTCGCCTACGTAGATCAGGAACATGATAACCTGGACCCAGCCAAAACAGTGTACCAAAGTATTGCTGACGGCAATGACTGGATCATGATGGCCGGAAAGCAGGCCAACGCAAGGGCATACGTCAGCAGGTTCAATTTTGGTGGCGGCGACCAGGAGAAAAAAGTGGGGACGCTCTCGGGTGGAGAAAGAAACCGTGTGCATCTGGCCATGACACTCAAAGAAGGCGGTAATCTTTTGTTACTGGATGAACCTACCAACGACCTCGACGTGAATACCCTGCGGGCACTGGAAGAGGGCCTCGAAAACTTTGCAGGCTGTGCAGTGATCATCTCGCACGACAGGTGGTTCCTGGACAGGGTGGCAACCCATATCCTTGCTTTTGAAGGAAATTCACAGGTGTATTGGTTTGAAGGAAACTTTTCGGAATACGAAGAGAACCGGAAAAAGCGGCTGGGATCGGAAGCTACGCCAACCCGCATAAAATATAAGAAATTAGTATAA